A segment of the Ignavibacteria bacterium genome:
GAATGCATTTGCTGCAGAAAAGTTGGATTATTACTGAAATGAGAAAGATACCATCTCTCTAAATGGTGATTTGATTTTGAGGAGGTGGCATCTTTTCAGAGGAAAATCTTAAATCTCAAAGTCTTTCTTTTCTATTTTATTTGATTTATTTTTAAAACAGAGATTATATTACTGTTATATCTTAGACATCCATAAGCTTTAATCATTTTAAGTGAAAATTGGAAATATAAATATCGATAAACCATTACTTCTTGCACCAATGGAAGATGTTACGGATGCTTCCTTCAGATTGATATGCAAGAGACTTGGTGCAGATATTGTCTATACTGAATTCGTGAACTCAGAAGGGCTGATTCGTAAATCTGAAAAGACACACAAAAAATTACGCTTGCTCGATGAGGAACGTCCTGCTGGAATTCAGATTTATGGTGCGAACATCGATTCAATGGTTGAAGCAGCTCGAATCGCCGAACAAAAAAATCCAGACCTGATAGATATTAATTGCGGCTGCTGGGTTAAGAATGTCGTTGGACATGGTGCTGGTGCGGGATTACTGAAAGATATTCCCTACATGGAGAAAATGATTACGGCAGTTGTTAAAGCAGTACAAATTCCGGTTACAGTAAAAACCCGTCTTGGTT
Coding sequences within it:
- a CDS encoding tRNA-dihydrouridine synthase family protein, with translation MEDVTDASFRLICKRLGADIVYTEFVNSEGLIRKSEKTHKKLRLLDEERPAGIQIYGANIDSMVEAARIAEQKNPDLIDINCGCWVKNVVGHGAGAGLLKDIPYMEKMITAVVKAVQIPVTVKTRLGWDLESIKIFDVAKMVEQVGAKAITIHCRTRSQGHKGDPDWNWIPR